In one Nitrospira sp. CR1.1 genomic region, the following are encoded:
- a CDS encoding CDGSH iron-sulfur domain-containing protein, whose protein sequence is MEEPVIAAKQPAVLELEAGTHYWCRCGRSKKQPFCDGSHKGTGFTPMAFTTTEKKTVALCQCKHTKNPPFCDGTHKSL, encoded by the coding sequence ATGGAAGAACCAGTCATTGCAGCGAAGCAGCCGGCCGTCCTGGAGTTGGAAGCGGGCACCCACTATTGGTGTCGGTGCGGGCGCTCGAAGAAGCAGCCGTTTTGTGACGGGTCTCACAAGGGAACGGGGTTCACGCCCATGGCATTCACCACGACCGAAAAGAAAACCGTGGCGTTGTGCCAGTGTAAGCACACGAAGAATCCGCCGTTCTGCGACGGCACGCATAAGTCGCTCTAA
- a CDS encoding VOC family protein, translated as MNAQYLGHVVFYVKELQRSLAFYRDLLGFHEVGRIFNGAAAALTSGRTHHELLLIQVGDAPGPPPGRRRGLYHIGIKVGDSLDELRTAKRELEQAGIAIDGMSDHTVSQSLYLRDPDGIEVELYVDADEAIWKNNPDAVVSPIKPLSL; from the coding sequence ATGAACGCGCAATATTTGGGGCACGTCGTGTTTTATGTGAAGGAGCTGCAGCGTTCGTTGGCGTTCTACCGGGACCTATTGGGTTTCCACGAAGTCGGGCGGATCTTCAACGGCGCCGCTGCCGCGCTGACCTCCGGCCGCACGCATCACGAGTTGTTGCTGATCCAGGTCGGTGATGCGCCTGGACCGCCGCCGGGCCGCAGGCGAGGGCTGTATCACATCGGCATCAAAGTCGGTGACAGCCTGGACGAACTTCGGACAGCCAAGCGCGAGTTGGAGCAGGCCGGGATCGCGATCGACGGCATGAGCGACCATACCGTCAGCCAGAGCCTCTACCTTCGCGATCCGGACGGCATTGAGGTGGAGCTTTACGTCGATGCGGACGAGGCGATCTGGAAGAACAATCCGGACGCGGTCGTTTCGCCGATCAAACCGTTATCATTGTAA
- a CDS encoding oxidoreductase, which produces MSEASKACTVKLTGRQLVAEGTMAFHFDKPAGFVFTPGQFVDLTLPEPFETDAAGNTRAFSIASAPQESTLMVATRLRDTAFKRELQRMPIGSTVRMEGPFGKLVLHADQTRPAVFLAGGIGITPVRSMVVQAAMQQSPQRMVLFSSNRRPEDAPFLEELQALQNKNPHYRFVGIMTEPAKSSRPWAEETGHLDAALLSKYLLNIEKPIYYVVGPPGMVVALRTMLKDARINDSDIRTEQFAGY; this is translated from the coding sequence ATGAGTGAGGCGTCGAAGGCCTGTACCGTGAAACTGACCGGGCGCCAGCTGGTTGCAGAGGGCACGATGGCGTTTCACTTCGACAAGCCGGCGGGGTTTGTGTTCACGCCCGGTCAGTTTGTGGACTTAACGCTGCCCGAGCCCTTCGAGACTGATGCAGCCGGCAACACCAGAGCCTTTTCCATTGCGAGTGCGCCACAGGAGTCAACCTTGATGGTGGCCACCCGGCTGCGTGACACGGCGTTCAAGCGCGAACTGCAACGTATGCCGATCGGCTCAACTGTCCGCATGGAAGGGCCGTTTGGGAAATTGGTGCTGCATGCCGACCAGACCCGCCCGGCTGTTTTTCTGGCGGGCGGGATCGGCATCACACCCGTTCGCAGCATGGTGGTGCAGGCGGCGATGCAGCAGTCGCCGCAACGCATGGTGCTGTTCTCTTCGAATCGAAGGCCTGAGGATGCGCCTTTCCTGGAAGAACTGCAGGCCTTACAAAACAAGAATCCACACTATCGTTTCGTGGGCATCATGACGGAGCCAGCGAAATCATCCCGTCCCTGGGCAGAGGAAACGGGGCACCTCGACGCAGCCCTGCTCTCGAAGTATCTTCTGAACATTGAGAAGCCGATCTATTATGTGGTCGGTCCTCCGGGCATGGTCGTGGCGTTACGGACCATGCTCAAGGATGCCCGCATCAACGACAGCGATATTCGAACTGAACAGTTCGCCGGCTACTAA